The proteins below come from a single Malus domestica chromosome 03, GDT2T_hap1 genomic window:
- the LOC139194077 gene encoding probable LRR receptor-like serine/threonine-protein kinase At3g47570 — protein sequence MLSMIHCLCYIYMMIMANYLTAGALAIAHTNFSTDQSALLALKAHITSDPQNILTANWSSASNSNICNWIGVTCGARHHRVTALNLSYMGLAGVIPPHLGNLSFLVELGLENNFFNGPLPQELSRLRRLKAINLQYNNFTGTIPSWFGSFPKLQTFTLAGNGFSGSIPAAIFNLSALEIIRLSRNQLSGSIPREIGNLTMVKGIYLGHNKFEELPNEIGCLGQLEKLAVHKNVLKGSAFVPVLNISSLISVALSYNNMSGSLPDNMCEHLSSIQGIYLARNQLDGLIPSKLWQCKELREIELVSNNFHGSIPKSLGNLTYFTTILLGDNNLEGIIPDEIGDLPQLKMLGLESNNLSGVIPFKLFNNSNIIAISLSFNQLSGGLPANIGLNVPNLEMLTVANNNLVAGLLPNLSNASKLSMLDMNTNSFTGILPTTLCSLKNLEYLVLFSNNLTIDASAPQAASTLSCLFNLRHLTKLDLEDNPLNTTIPASRKNISTSLLDVDLSFSNIRGNIPIDIGNLSSLIGLNLGNNQLSGAIPTSIQRLQNLQGLYLYDNELQGHIPYELCQLKNLAELHLGGNRLSGSIPSCLGTLAVSLRKLSLGSNLLTSKIPSSLWELEYILDLNLSSNSLVGPLSEDIGKLKDVVDMDLSNNHFSGNIPSSIGGLQTMINFSLANNYLEGPIPTSFKTLLSLELLDLSKNNLSGVIPKSMEALLYLKHLNLSFNKLQGEIPTGGPFGNFSADSFVSNGALCGASRLHVPLCKYKTEVKPSWRKAKYIISGVMLVILLAATALSLILCRKRNVEVVRETALLHQVLWRRVSRLELVKATNGFHETNLLGTGGFGSVYRGTLSDGIDIAVKVFNLQLEGAFKSFDKECEMLSNIRHRNLIKITSCCDELDFKALILQLMPNGSLEKWLYSPNRSMTILQRLDIMKDVALALEYLHHGYSTPIVHCDVKPSNILLDDDMVAHVADFGIARLIGGGDSMTETMTLATIGYMAPEYGMEGRISTRGDVYSFGIVLMETFTKRKPTDEMFVGEMDLKRWIADSLLPDAAIGEVLDADILGAEEDGDFVCKRDCLLSVMRLALACSAALPEERINMKDAAITLTKIETKYLKDFGGMNS from the exons ATGTTGTCGATGATACACTGCTTGTGTTATATCTATATGATGATTATGGCTAATTACTTAACTGCAGGTGCATTAGCAATAGCTCATACCAATTTTAGCACAGATCAGTCTGCGCTTCTTGCTCTCAAAGCTCACATCACTAGTGACCCTCAAAACATCTTGACCGCCAACTGGTCCTCTGCCTCCAATTCCAACATTTGCAACTGGATTGGCGTTACCTGTGGTGCTCGCCACCATAGAGTCACGGCCTTAAATCTCTCGTACATGGGTCTTGCCGGGGTTATTCCTCCACATCTAGGCAACCTCTCATTTCTCGTTGAGTTGGGTCTtgagaataatttttttaatggtcCCCTACCCCAAGAACTGTCTCGTTTGCGCCGGTTGAAGGCGATTAACTTGCAATACAACAACTTTACGGGAACCATTCCTTCGTGGTTTGGGTCCTTCCCTAAACTTCAAACCTTCACATTGGCCGGTAATGGCTTCTCTGGTTCCATACCCGCTGCTATCTTCAACTTATCTGCACTCGAAATAATTAGGCTGAGCAGGAACCAACTATCAG GTAGCATACCCAGAGAAATAGGCAACTTAACAATGGTGAAGGGCATATACCTTGGCCACAACAAGTTCGAAG aacttccaaatgagataGGCTGTTTAGGTCAGCTGGAGAAGTTGGCTGTGCACAAAAATGTCCTTAAAGGCTCTGCTTTTGTGCCTGTCCTCAACATATCTTCTTTGATTAGTGTGGCTTTGAGCTATAACAACATGAGTGGCAGTCTTCCAGACAATATGTGTGAGCATCTTTCGAGTATTCAAGGAATATATTTGGCTCGAAACCAGCTTGACGGTCTGATTCCCTCCAAATTGTGGCAATGCAAAGAACTTCGTGAAATCGAATTAGTGTCTAACAATTTCCATGGAAGCATACCCAAAAGTCTTGGCAATTTGACCTACTTTACCACAATTCTTCTTGGTGATAATAATTTAGAAG GTATAATACCGGATGAGATTGGTGATCTTCCACAGTTAAAGATGTTGGGACTGGAGAGTAATAATCTCAGTGGCGTCATCCCATTCAAACTCTTCAATAACTCCAATATAATAGCAATATCGCTTTCTTTTAATCAACTCTCAGGTGGCCTCCCAGCAAACATAGGTCTTAACGTTCCAAACCTAGAAATGCTTACTGTAGCCAACAATAACCTCGTGGCCGGACTTCTCCCTAACCTTTCCAATGCTTCCAAGCTTAGCATGCTAGACATGAATACAAACTCATTTACCGGGATTCTTCCTACCACGTTATGTTCCCTGAAAAACCTCGAGTACCTTGTCTTGTTCTCGAATAATTTGACGATTGATGCTTCTGCTCCACAAGCAGCAAGCACTCTCTCTTGCTTGTTTAATCTTAGACATTTGACAAAATTAGACTTGGAAGATAATCCACTAAACACCACGATTCCAGCTTCTCGTAAGAATATCTCTACGTCACTCCTAGATGTTGATTTAAGCTTTTCCAACATCAGGGGTAACATTCCCATTGATATTGGCAACTTGAGCAGCTTGATAGGGTTAAACCTGGGAAACAATCAGTTGAGTGGAGCAATTCCAACTTCAATACAAAGGCTACAAAATCTCCAAGGTTTGTATTTGTACGATAACGAACTGCAAGGACATATTCCGTATGAACTCTGTCAACTAAAGAACCTAGCTGAGTTACATTTGGGTGGTAATCGGCTCTCTGGTTCTATTCCTTCCTGCTTGGGTACTTTGGCAGTATCTCTGAGAAAGTTATCGTTAGGGTCCAATTTGTTAACTTCTAAAATACCATCTTCCTTGTGGGAACTCGAGTATATATTGGACCTAAATTTGTCATCCAATTCTCTAGTTGGACCACTCTCAGAAGACATCGGAAAGTTGAAAGATGTGGTGGATATGGATTTATCAAATAACCATTTCTCTGGAAACATTCCCAGTAGCATTGGGGGTCTTCAAACTATGATTAATTTCTCCTTGGCAAACAATTATTTAGAAGGCCCTATTCCCACTTCATTTAAAACCTTGCTAAGCCTAGAACTCTTGGATTTGTCCAAAAACAATCTATCTGGAGTGATTCCGAAGTCAATGGAAGCACTCTTGTATCTCAAGCATTTGAATTTGTCTTTCAACAAACTCCAAGGAGAAATTCCCACCGGTGGGCCTTTCGGAAACTTCTCTGCTGATTCATTTGTATCAAACGGTGCGCTCTGCGGTGCTTCCCGACTCCACGTTCCATTGTGCAAATATAAAACAGAAGTTAAGCCAAGTTGGAGGAAAGCTAAATATATCATCTCAGGGGTCATGTTAGTAATACTCCTAGCGGCCACTGCACTGAGTCTGATACTATGCAGGAAAAGGAATGTTGAAGTTGTAAGAGAAACTGCCTTGCTACATCAAGTTCTTTGGAGAAGAGTTTCGCGCCTAGAACTTGTAAAGGCGACAAATGGATTTCATGAGACTAACTTACTTGGCACGGGGGGTTTTGGCTCAGTATACAGAGGAACACTTTCAGACGGGATAGATATCGCAGTCAAGGTTTTCAATTTACAGCTAGAAGGGGCATTCAAGAGTTTTGATAAGGAATGTGAAATGCTAAGCAATATCCGTCACCGAAATCTTATTAAAATCACAAGTTGTTGCGATGAACTTGATTTCAAAGCCCTGATACTTCAATTGATGCCTAATGGAAGCCTCGAAAAGTGGTTGTATTCTCCAAACCGCTCCATGACTATCCTGCAGAGGTTAGACATAATGAAAGATGTTGCATTGGCACTAGAATATCTTCATCACGGTTACTCAACACCTATCGTTCATTGTGATGTGAAACCAAGCAATATACTACTAGATGATGATATGGTTGCACATGTTGCTGATTTTGGCATTGCAAGACTCATCGGCGGTGGAGATTCAATGACGGAAACCATGACCCTAGCCACAATTGGATATATGGCTCCAG AGTATGGGATGGAAGGAAGAATTTCGACTAGAGGGGATGTGTATAGTTTTGGTATTGTACTCATGGAGACATTCACAAAAAGGAAGCCAACAGATGAGATGTTTGTTGGGGAAATGGATTTAAAGCGATGGATTGCAGATTCATTACTTCCAGATGCTGcaataggtgaagttttggatgCCGATATACTTGGGGCGGAGGAAGATGGTGATTTCGTGTGCAAAAGGGATTGCTTATTATCCGTTATGAGATTAGCTTTAGCATGCTCTGCAGCATTACCGGAAGAGAGGATTAACATGAAAGATGCCGCAATCACACTCACCAAAATCGAGACTAAGTATTTGAAGGACTTTGGAGGAATGAACTCTTAG